In Nocardia sputorum, a single genomic region encodes these proteins:
- the fdxA gene encoding ferredoxin has translation MPYIIAEPCVDVKDKACIEECPVDCIYEGGRMLYIHPDECVDCGACEPVCPVEAIFYEDDTPDQWSGYVNANVDFFDELGSPGGATKVGKVDYDPPFIKELPPMASE, from the coding sequence GTGCCGTACATCATCGCTGAACCGTGCGTTGACGTGAAGGACAAGGCATGCATCGAGGAATGCCCCGTGGACTGCATCTACGAGGGCGGCCGCATGCTGTACATCCATCCCGACGAGTGCGTGGACTGTGGTGCATGTGAGCCGGTGTGCCCGGTGGAGGCGATCTTCTACGAAGACGACACCCCGGACCAGTGGAGCGGATACGTGAACGCCAACGTCGATTTCTTCGACGAGCTGGGCTCGCCCGGCGGCGCCACCAAGGTCGGCAAGGTCGACTACGACCCGCCGTTCATCAAGGAACTGCCTCCGATGGCGAGTGAGTGA